The following nucleotide sequence is from Candidatus Polarisedimenticolia bacterium.
CAGGCGGTTGGCGTGGAACCGGGCGGCATGGCGGGCCAGCCAGAGGAAGCGGTGCTCGACGGTGCGGCGGGCGACGCCCAGGACGCGGGCGGCCTGGCGCAGTGCCACGCAGGCGAGCATCAGGCGCAGGAAGGGCGCATTGAGGTGAGGCTTCTTCTGATTGCGGTCGGCCCGGAAGGACTGCCGGGAGAATCGGCGGCGGCAGAGCCGGCAGCGGAAGCGCTGCACCGGATGGGCACGGCAGCGCGGGTAGTAGAGTCCGTCGCGATGGAAGAACGGCGCGGCGGGGTCGAGCCGGGCGGTGCAGGGGGCAAACGGGCAGCGCGGTGGAATGAACAAGCGAGCCTCCGTCGACGCGGACGGACGCGCGTATAGAAAGGATCGTGCCAGAGCGAAAACGCCCGATCGGGCGAGCAGACTGCCTGACAGGTCAGCAACTTAGCCGAGGCGTCCGGCGGGAGGAGGCCCTCAGGCTGTCCGCGGAAGGACAGAGCTCCGATTCAGCGCCTCCTAGCCGGACGCTGGCCTCCACGGTCGTAGGGCATTTTCATACCCGATGGCTTAGAATGGCCTCCACCGCGATGCCCGCGGCTGTCACGCCTGAGGGGGGAGCATGAGCTTGAAGGTCAGGGAAGCTGGCAAGGTCCGGATACTCGACATCAAGGGGAAGCTGACGCTGGGCGAGGCGGTCGAATCGCTCGACAAGTCGGTCAAGGGGCTCCTGGAGGAAGGGAACACCCGCCTCATCGTCAATCTCAAGTCGGTCGATTACGTGGACAGCGCGGGCATCGGCGAGCTGGTCGCGGCCAAGAAACGCTACGTCGAGAAGAAGGGGGACGTGAAGCTCCTGATGCCGACGCAGACCGTCTACAACGTTCTGTCGATGCTCTCCCTGCACCTGATCTTCGAGATCTTCCAGGACGAGGCGAAGGCGCTCGGATCGTTCGCCGGTTGAGGAGCCTGGTCCTCGAGGTCGCCCCGGAGGACGCCGGCCGGACCCTGCAGGCCATTCTGCACGATCGGGGAGGCTTCAGCCACAGCGAGGCGCGGGGGCTCATCGACGCCGGATCGGTCAGGCTGCCGGCCGGCGGCCGAGACCGCGCCTCGAGACCGATCGGCCCCGGCGAGTACGCGCGCCGCGTCGCCGCCGGCGAGCGCTACGAGATCCAGGTCGATTCCTCCCGCCGCTACCGCCCGCAACCCCCGCCCCGGCCCGGCGAGGGGTACCGGATCATCCACCAGGAGCGCGAGCTCCTCGTCGTCGAGAAGCAGCCCCGGCTCCTGAGCGTCCCGACGCCCCTGCGCGAGGACGAGGACAGCCTGGTCGAGAGGCTCCTCGAGTCCGAGCGCGACAGGGGAGTCCGCCGACCGGCCCTTTACGCCCTGCATCGCCTCGACTGGGACACCAGCGGTCTGCTGCTGTTCGCCCGCTCGCGGCGCGCCTTCGAGGCGCTCGAGGCCCAATTCAAGACCCGGACCATCGAGAGGATCTACACCGCGGTGGCGAAGGGCCGGGTCGAGCCGGACGAAGGACGGTTCGAAAGCCATCTCGTCGAGGACCCGAGGAGCCTCAAGGTGCACTCCACCCGCCGCCCTGGAGAAGGCAAAGAGGCGATCACCGAATACACCGTGACCGAGCGTCTGCCCGGGGCCACGGTCCTGTCGGTACGCCTGCGCACCGGCCGCAGGAATCAGATCCGGGTCCACCTGGCCGAGGCCGGCCATTCTCTCATCGGCGACCGCAGCTACGGCCGGCGCACGTCCCTCATCGGGCGGACCGCGCTGCACGCCAGGACGCTGCGCTTCGTCCATCCGGTCACCGGCCAGCGCGTCGAGTTCGAATCGTCGCTGCCGCGCGACATGCGGCACCTGATCAAGGCGCTCCGCCGGGGTGTGGCCGCGGAGCAGGCCGCGGACCCGGACGCCGCGGGCGCGGCCGCAGGGGCCGGCAGGCCCGGCGAGGCCGGCCGGCCCGGGCCGGCCGGAGCCGCCAGGCGTCCGGGCCGCCGCCGGCGTGGCGGGCCAGGAGGAAAACATCCGGGTTGACGCCGCCGGGCCCACCCTGTCCTGAGTTATCCTTAGGTGTGCAGCGACCGCCGAGCGCACCCGATTGCGGAGGACATCCCCCTTGCCCCGTTCAGGCAGCAGCCCCGGCGCCCAGGAAGCTCCGGTGAGCAAGGTCTCGACCGGCAGCCAGCCGGCCCGACGTGAGTCTCTGACCATCACCGACAACCGCACGGGCAAGTCGTACGAAGTGCCGATCGAGACCGGCACCATCAAGGCCATGGCCCTGCGCGATATCAGGACCTCCGAAGACGACTTCGGCCTCATGTCCTACGACCCGGCCTTCACGAACACGGCACTCTGCAGAAGCCGGATCACGATGATCGATGGGGACAGGGGGATCCTCAACTACCGCGGGTACCCAATCGAGGAGCTGGCCGAGCACAGCACCTACCTCGAGGTCGCCTATCTCATCCTGAACGGCGAGCTGCCGAACCGGAAGCAGCACGAGGCGTGGGTCCACTCCATCACGCACCACACCTTCCTGCACGAGACCATGAAGCGCTTCATCGAGGCGTTCCGCTACGACGCCCATCCGATGGGAATCATGGTCAGCGCGGTCGCGGCGCTGTCGACCTTCTACCGGGAGGCGAGCAGCATCTTCGACCCGGTGGCGAGGCGCAATCAGATGGTGAGGCTGATCGCCAAGATGCCGACCCTTGCGGCGTTCGCCTACCGCGCCAGCGTCGGGCTGCCGTTCGTCTACCCCGACAACGACCTGTCGTACACCGGCAACTTCCTGAACATGCTGTTCCGGATGGCCGAGTCGAAGTACCGCCCGAACCCGGTCCTGGAGCGCGCCCTGGACGTGCTGTTCGTCCTGCACGCGGACCACGAGCAGAACTGCTCGACGCTCGCCATGCGCGCCGTGGGCTCGTCGCACCCCGACCCGTATTCGGCCGTGGCGGCCGGGGTCGCGGCGCTGTACGGGCCGCTGCATGGCGGGGCGAACGAGATGGTCCTGCGCATGCTGAAGGAGATCGGGTCGAAGGATCGGGTGCCGGACTACATCCACCGGGTCAAGCAGGGACAGACGCGCCTGATGGGCTTCGGCCACCGCGTCTACAAGAATTACGACCCGCGGGCCCGCATCATCAAGCAGATCGCCGACCAGGTGTTCGAAGTCACCGGGCGCAACCCCCTGCTCGACATCGCCCTCGAGCTCGAGCGCATCGCGCTGCAGGACGACTACTTCGTCAGCCGCAAGCTCTACCCGAACGTCGACTTCTACTCCGGGCTCATCTACCAGAGCATGGGCTTCCCCGTGGAGACCTTCCCCGTCCTGTTCGCCATCCCGCGCACCTGCGGCTGGCTGGCCCAGTGGGAGGAGATGCTCCTCGACTCCGAGCAGAAGATCGCCCGTCCGCGCCAGGTGTACACGGGCGCGCCCCGCCGCGACTACATTCCGATGGACGATCGGGCCTGACGGGAGCGACCGTGCCCGGTCGATCGCAACGCACGGCGCGGCGGACGCGATCGGTCGCCGCCCCTCCCACGCGCGTGCTCCTGCTCCTGCCCGCGACCACCTATCGCGCGCGCGACTTCATCCAGGCCGCGGAGCGGCTCGGCGTCGAGACCGTCGTCGGCTCCGACCGGAGGCAGGCGCTCCAGGACCTGCAGCCGGCACGCGGTGTGACGCTCGACCGGCGCGATCCGGCGACCGCCGCCTCCCAGATCGTCGCCTTCGCCGCCTCACATCCCCTGGCGGCCATCGTCCCGACCGACGACGAGAGCGCGGTCGTGGCGGCCGCCGCGTCCGCCCGGCTCGGCCTGCCCCACAACCCGCCCGAGGCCGCGCGCGCGGCGCGGCGCAAGGACAGCCTGCGCCGCATCCTGCACGCCGGCGGCGTCCGGACGCCGCCCTACGACCTCATGACCCTGGAGGACGATCCTGCGGCGGCCGCCCGGCGGCAGACGTTTCCCTGCGTCCTCAAGCCGACGTTCCTGGCCGCCAGCCGCGGCGTCATCCGCGCCGACGGCCCGGACCAGTTCGTCGCCGCCTTCCGGCGCATTGCCGCTCTGCTCGGCGATCCCGACGTCGCCGAGAAGGGGCAGGACGCCGCCCGACTGATCCTGGTGGAGGAGTTCATCCCCGGCGTCGAGGTCGCCCTGGAAGGGCTGCTCATCCGAGGGCGCCTCAAGGTCCTGGCGCTGTTCGATAAGCCGGATCCGCTCGACGGTCCCTTCTTCGAGGAGACGCTCTACGTGACCCCGTCCCGGCTGCCGGCCGGGAGCCGAAAGGCGATCGAGGCCCTGACGGCCCGGGCCGCCCGCACCCTCGGCCTGAGGACGGGACCCGTGCACGCCGAGCTTCGCCTGAACGAGCGCGGCCCCTGGCTCATCGAGCTGGCGGCGCGTTCCATCGGCGGGCTCTGCTCGCGCACCCTGCGCTTCTCGACCGGCCTGTCGCTCGAGGAGGTCGTCCTGATGCACGCCCTGGGCCGGGACGTGACCCGGCTCCGGCGGGAGTCGCGGCCCGCCGGGGTCATGATGATCCCGATTCCGCGCGCCGGAATCCTGCGCGGCGTCTCGGGCCTTCAGGAAGCCCGGAACGTCGGGGGGATCGAGGACATCACGATCAGCGCGACCCTCGGCAAGCCGCTGGTGCCGCTTCCGGAGGGGTCGTCCTATCTGGGGTTCATCTTCGCGCGCGCAGCCAGTCCGGCGCGGGTCGAGGCGGCCCTGCGGGAGGCGCACCGGCGAATCGCCTTCGCCATCCAGCCGGCGGGCTAGGAGCCTCTCCCGTGCTCAGGCTTTGGCGGAGACCAGGATGAGGTAGCGCGACCCGGCCTGGAACGGCGCGCCGTCCAGAGAGCTGACAGGATCCTCGGCGATCAGCCCCGCCTCCGAGAGGAGCGCGCGGATCTCCCGGAGCGTGTACACCCAGTGCAGGCCGGTCCTCGTGTGGGTCTCGCCCCGGCGCACGAACGTGTAGGTCGTCTCGAGACACCCGTCCACGGCGTGATAGCGGTTCTCCTCGAGAAACAGGATGTCGTCGACTTTCGACCATTCCCGCTCGACGAGATTGGGGAGGATCGATTCCGCGGTCATTCCGCTGTCGAGAACGAAGCGGGCGCCCGGCTTCAGCGCCCGTGAGATCGCCCCGACGAACTCCCGGAGCCCCGCAGGTTCGATGTACCCGAAGCTGTTTCCGAAACAGCAGGCGGCATCGAACTCGGAGCGCCAGGGAAGGTCCCGCATGTCGGCCTGCCGCCAGTCGACGTTCAGGCCGGAGGAGGCGGCGCCCGCGCGCGCCAGGTCGATCTGTTCTTTCGAGAGATCGACGCCGGTCACGGCGAAGCCCCGCGAGGCCAGCTCGAGGGCGTGCCGGCCGGCGCCGCATGGCACGTCGAGCACCCGATCCCCGGGCTGCAGCCTCAGGGCGCGCGCCAGGAAATCGGCTTCGAGACGCGTCTGCTCCGGCGGCATCGCCTTGCGCCACATCTCGACGACGACGCCCTGGAAGAAGCTCTCGTACCAGCGGAAATCCATGCGCGGATTATGTCACGACCGTGACGTCCGGAAACCATCGGTCCCCGCGGCGCCGAGGCCGGCGGCCCGTCCCGTCGCCCACGCCCAGAGGAAGTTGTAGCCGCCGATCGGGCCGAACGCGTCGAGCATCTCGCCGCAGAGGAAGAGGCCCGGATGCCGTCGGCTCTCCAGGGTGCGCGGATCGATCTCGGCGAGGCTCACGCCGCCGCCGGTCACCTCGGCCTTGCGATACCCTTCGTCGGCCGTCCACGGCAGGTCCCCCCGGACGAGCGTGTCGATGAGGCGAAGCCGCTCGGCGCGGCGCAGGTCCGCGAGCGGCCGCGCGGGCTCGACCCCGGCCGCCACGAGCAGGGCGGTGGCCAGGCGCTCGGGAAGCTCGGCGCGGAGCGCCCCCGCCACGGTCCGGGCGCCCCGGGGGCGGAGGGCCTGCTCCCACTCCCGCGCATCGAGCCGGCACCAGCGGACCTCGAGGCGAGCCCGGGGCCCGTTTCCTTCGCGGGATCGCACCGCGACGTGGGAAATATCGAGCACCGCCGGTCCGCTGTACCCCTTGTGCGTGAACAGGAACCCGCCGGCCGCGGCCGCCTCCCGGCCGGAGCCGCGGGCGCAGAGCGTGACCTCCACCGAGACCCCCGCCAGGGACGCGAAGGGGGCCGGGTCCGCGGTGAGAGGCGTGAGAGCCGCGTAGGTCGGGTGCACGGCATGCCCGAGCCGTCCGGCGACCCTCAGGCCGAGCCCGTCGCTGCCGGTGGAAGGGACGGAGAGACCGCCCGTGGCCACCACGACGGCGTCCGCCACGAGCGGCGGCGCCCCCTCCCGTTCGATCCGCCAGCCGTCCGCAATCGGCGTGAAATCGGTGACCGTCGTGCCGGTCAGCACGGTCGCGCCACGGCGGCCCGCGAGCTCCAGGAGCCCGTCCCGCACGTCCCGGGCGCGGTTCGAAGCAGGGAAGAGCTTGGCCGACTCCTGCTCCTCGACGAGCGGGATCCCCATCTCCCTCTCGAAGAAGACGATCTGTTCCCGGAGAGGCCAGGAGCGGACCATCTTGCGCAGGAGGTGAGGAGGGGAATCGGTCACGAAGCGGGATTCCTCGACCCGCGCCGGCAGGATGTTGCACCGGCCGCCGCCGCTGATCAGGATCTTGCGGCCGCCGTCCCGTGTGCGCTCGAGCAGGAGGGTCTCCGCGCCCGACGTGGCGGCGAAGATCGCCGCCATCGTGCCGGCCGCGCCCGCGCCGACCACGACCACCCGCCGCTGTCCGGGCTTCACGTTCGAAGGCCCGGCGATCAATCCGTGTCGGGAAGGGCGCGATCCGCGGCCAGCAGGCGCGCATGCCGGATCAGCTCGGCTCCCGTCAGGACGCCCCAGCCGCGGGACAGGGCCAGGGATCGAGCCGCATCGATGGTGTAGGCACCCGACATGGTGCGGTTATTCTACTCCCGCCGGGCGTCATCGAGAGACGGCGCAGCGGAAAGGGCTCGAAGCAATTCCGCTTTCGCGTCCGCCACCGCGAGCCATTCGAGGGCCGGGTCGATGTCCCGGAAGACCTTGACCTGCACGTCCGTTACGTCGACGAAATCGCAGAGCTGGTGGAAATGCGGCCTGAAGCGCGGGTCGGCGGCCAATGCGCGGGCGTGCGCCACGAGCTCGCGATCCGTCAGGACGCCCCAACCCCTGGAGAGGACCAGAGACCGGGACAGGCTCCTAGTTTCCCCACCGCCAGGTGAACCCGGCGTTGGCGGCCAGCCCGTCGAACTGGGTGTCCCGATCGAACGCCGCGAGCGTGATGGTGGTGTCCATCTTTCTCCACAGCGCCTCGACGAAGAAGCGGGAGCCTTCGCCGCCGAACTCCAGTCCGGCCTGCCCGTAGATCCCGCTCTGGTTGTCGATCTCCCCCTGGTCGGTGTCGAGGAAGAAGTAGGAGACGCCCGCCCCGACATACGGATTGATCGGCCCGCCCGGGAGCAGGTTGACGCGCAGGCCGCCTTCCACCGGCTTGGCCTTGACGTCGACCATCTGTCCCTGGACGTCGGTCGAGAAACTCGGATAGTAGGTGCCGTGAAAGTCGAGCTCGAGATACTTGACGAAGTTGAATCCTGCGCGGACCCCGCCCCCCTTGCTGCTGTCCGCCTGGTCGGAGTCCCAGTACGATCCGTAGAGACCGAAGCTGCCTGCGTGGGCCGGCACGGAGAACACGGCAAGAGCGGCGAGCGCGATGGCGAAGTTTTTCCAGTTCAAGTTGACCTCCCCGGCGGGACAAGCGACCCGCCCAGTTGAATTGAGCCCCCACCTACCGTAGCGCAGATTTCGGGCACGGGCAAATGGCGGACAGGGGAGGGTGGGCTATCTTGATGGACGCTTCCGGGGGGCCGGCTGTCCCCCGGCGCGCCGCGCCGGCGCCCGCGTCTTCTTCTTCGGGCTCATCGAGCCCGGACGAGCGTGCCGCGGCTGGTAGACGCCGATCTTCCCGCCGCCCGGGAGCGGAATCTGCGTGAGCAGCCCCCATCCCAGGCTCTGCACCGGAGCGCAGGCGATCCCCTGCTTCTTCATGTCCGCGGTCAGCGCCTTGACGTC
It contains:
- a CDS encoding class I SAM-dependent methyltransferase, producing the protein MDFRWYESFFQGVVVEMWRKAMPPEQTRLEADFLARALRLQPGDRVLDVPCGAGRHALELASRGFAVTGVDLSKEQIDLARAGAASSGLNVDWRQADMRDLPWRSEFDAACCFGNSFGYIEPAGLREFVGAISRALKPGARFVLDSGMTAESILPNLVEREWSKVDDILFLEENRYHAVDGCLETTYTFVRRGETHTRTGLHWVYTLREIRALLSEAGLIAEDPVSSLDGAPFQAGSRYLILVSAKA
- a CDS encoding ATP-grasp domain-containing protein, whose amino-acid sequence is MPGRSQRTARRTRSVAAPPTRVLLLLPATTYRARDFIQAAERLGVETVVGSDRRQALQDLQPARGVTLDRRDPATAASQIVAFAASHPLAAIVPTDDESAVVAAAASARLGLPHNPPEAARAARRKDSLRRILHAGGVRTPPYDLMTLEDDPAAAARRQTFPCVLKPTFLAASRGVIRADGPDQFVAAFRRIAALLGDPDVAEKGQDAARLILVEEFIPGVEVALEGLLIRGRLKVLALFDKPDPLDGPFFEETLYVTPSRLPAGSRKAIEALTARAARTLGLRTGPVHAELRLNERGPWLIELAARSIGGLCSRTLRFSTGLSLEEVVLMHALGRDVTRLRRESRPAGVMMIPIPRAGILRGVSGLQEARNVGGIEDITISATLGKPLVPLPEGSSYLGFIFARAASPARVEAALREAHRRIAFAIQPAG
- a CDS encoding RluA family pseudouridine synthase, with amino-acid sequence MRSLVLEVAPEDAGRTLQAILHDRGGFSHSEARGLIDAGSVRLPAGGRDRASRPIGPGEYARRVAAGERYEIQVDSSRRYRPQPPPRPGEGYRIIHQERELLVVEKQPRLLSVPTPLREDEDSLVERLLESERDRGVRRPALYALHRLDWDTSGLLLFARSRRAFEALEAQFKTRTIERIYTAVAKGRVEPDEGRFESHLVEDPRSLKVHSTRRPGEGKEAITEYTVTERLPGATVLSVRLRTGRRNQIRVHLAEAGHSLIGDRSYGRRTSLIGRTALHARTLRFVHPVTGQRVEFESSLPRDMRHLIKALRRGVAAEQAADPDAAGAAAGAGRPGEAGRPGPAGAARRPGRRRRGGPGGKHPG
- a CDS encoding aminoacetone oxidase family FAD-binding enzyme — protein: MKPGQRRVVVVGAGAAGTMAAIFAATSGAETLLLERTRDGGRKILISGGGRCNILPARVEESRFVTDSPPHLLRKMVRSWPLREQIVFFEREMGIPLVEEQESAKLFPASNRARDVRDGLLELAGRRGATVLTGTTVTDFTPIADGWRIEREGAPPLVADAVVVATGGLSVPSTGSDGLGLRVAGRLGHAVHPTYAALTPLTADPAPFASLAGVSVEVTLCARGSGREAAAAGGFLFTHKGYSGPAVLDISHVAVRSREGNGPRARLEVRWCRLDAREWEQALRPRGARTVAGALRAELPERLATALLVAAGVEPARPLADLRRAERLRLIDTLVRGDLPWTADEGYRKAEVTGGGVSLAEIDPRTLESRRHPGLFLCGEMLDAFGPIGGYNFLWAWATGRAAGLGAAGTDGFRTSRS
- a CDS encoding citrate synthase, which translates into the protein MSKVSTGSQPARRESLTITDNRTGKSYEVPIETGTIKAMALRDIRTSEDDFGLMSYDPAFTNTALCRSRITMIDGDRGILNYRGYPIEELAEHSTYLEVAYLILNGELPNRKQHEAWVHSITHHTFLHETMKRFIEAFRYDAHPMGIMVSAVAALSTFYREASSIFDPVARRNQMVRLIAKMPTLAAFAYRASVGLPFVYPDNDLSYTGNFLNMLFRMAESKYRPNPVLERALDVLFVLHADHEQNCSTLAMRAVGSSHPDPYSAVAAGVAALYGPLHGGANEMVLRMLKEIGSKDRVPDYIHRVKQGQTRLMGFGHRVYKNYDPRARIIKQIADQVFEVTGRNPLLDIALELERIALQDDYFVSRKLYPNVDFYSGLIYQSMGFPVETFPVLFAIPRTCGWLAQWEEMLLDSEQKIARPRQVYTGAPRRDYIPMDDRA
- a CDS encoding STAS domain-containing protein; this translates as MSLKVREAGKVRILDIKGKLTLGEAVESLDKSVKGLLEEGNTRLIVNLKSVDYVDSAGIGELVAAKKRYVEKKGDVKLLMPTQTVYNVLSMLSLHLIFEIFQDEAKALGSFAG
- a CDS encoding outer membrane beta-barrel protein, producing the protein MNWKNFAIALAALAVFSVPAHAGSFGLYGSYWDSDQADSSKGGGVRAGFNFVKYLELDFHGTYYPSFSTDVQGQMVDVKAKPVEGGLRVNLLPGGPINPYVGAGVSYFFLDTDQGEIDNQSGIYGQAGLEFGGEGSRFFVEALWRKMDTTITLAAFDRDTQFDGLAANAGFTWRWGN
- a CDS encoding extradiol dioxygenase, producing MIIGAHSIIYSKDPDADRAMLRDVLGLPHVDVGDGWLIFGLPPAEVAVHPSDENDVHEFFLMCDDVKALTADMKKQGIACAPVQSLGWGLLTQIPLPGGGKIGVYQPRHARPGSMSPKKKTRAPARRAGGQPAPRKRPSR